A window of Tatumella citrea genomic DNA:
AAGCACGTACCGTTTCGAGGGTTGGCTGATTGCTGGTCGCAGCTATAGTTGTTGCGTAATAGCGAGTCTTCTGATCGGCAGATAAACCGGAAACATCAGTCGATTTCAGCAATGGCAGAGCTGCGGCGGAATTATTGGTAGCAACCGCATACTGCGCTTTCAGTAAATTCAGCTCCTGCTGCTGAGTCGCGGTGACTTTCTGCGGCAGTGTATGCAACTGTTTTCCGGCATCCGGATACTTTCCTTCAGCCATTAACGCGCGGATTGCGAGTAATTGCCAGTCGGTCTTGCTATCATCACTGCTTTGCTGCATTTGCTGCAGGTAATAAGCAGAGGTGCCGGTGGCCGGAGCCTGCACATTAACCGCAGGTGTCTGTGGCCCCTGAGTGGAGCAGGCAGCCAGAATAAGTCCGGCGAGAACGACAGGAACAAAACGCCCTGCTTTACGACGATTCACATTTGAAAGAAGCATACGGTTTCCGGTTATGTTTTTTTCAGAACGCCTAATAATAATTCGGCAATTCGGATGAAACAATGAAACAAAACGATCAGACAGAGATTTCTGCGGGCACCTTGTATATCGTCCCCACCCCGATAGGTAACCTGGGCGATATCACACAACGTGCACTGGATGTCCTGTCAAACGCAGACTTGATTGCCGCAGAAGATACACGCCACACCGGCATGTTACTACAACATTTCGCAATCAATGCGCGCCTGTTCGCACTACACGACCACAATGAACAGCAAAAGGCCGACCTGCTGATAACCCGGTTACAGGCAGGAGAAAGTATAGCGCTGGTTTCTGATGCCGGTACTCCGCTGATTAATGACCCCGGCTATCATCTGGTGACCAAATGCCGCCAGGCTGGAGTGCGTATTGTACCTTTGCCCGGAGCCTGTGCGGCGATAACAGCATTAAGTGCCTCGGGATTACCGTCAGATCGATTCTGTTACGAAGGATTTCTGCCCGCGAAAACCAAGGGGCGCTGCGATACCTTGCGTGCCCTGGTGACTGAGCCCCGAACCCTGATCTTCTATGAATCTACCCATCGTCTGCTGGATAGCCTGCAGGATATGGTGCAGGAACTGGGTGCCGACCGGTATGTCGTGCTGGCGCGAGAAATCACCAAAACCTGGGAGAGTATTCATGGTGCACCGGTGGCCGAATTGCTCAGTTGGGTGAAAGAAGATGAGAACCGGCGTAAAGGCGAAATGGTGCTGATTGTGGAAGGCTACCGTGCAGAGGAAGAGGCTTTACCTCCGGAAGCACTGCGCACCCTGAGCCTGTTGCAGCGTGAATTACCGCTGAAAAAAGCGGCTGCTTTGGCGGCAGAGATTCATGGCGTAAAGAAAAATGCACTTTACCGTTACGCATTAGATCAACAGGAAGATGCGCAAGACGCGTGACAAATGTCAGCGAATACCCTATCATCCGCCGCCGAAGCTGACCAGACAGTCGCCGCTTCGTCGTCGTCCCTTCGGGGAGACGGGCGGAGGGGAGGAAAGTCCGGGCTCCACAGGGCAGGGTGCCAGGTAACGCCTGGGAGGCGCAAGCCTACGACCAGTGCAACAGAGAGCAAACCGCCGATGGCCCGTTTACGGGATCAGGTAAGGGTGAAAGGGTGCGGTAAGAGCGCACCGCGCGGCTGGCAACAGTCCGTGGCACGGTAAACTCCACCCGGAGCAAGGCCAAATAGGGGTTCACATGGTACGGCCCGTACTGAACCCGGGTAGGCTGCTTGAGCCAGTGAGCGATTGCTGGCCTAGACGAATGACTGTCCACGACAGAACCCGGCTTACCGGTCAGCTTCAACTTTTATGTGAAAAACCCGCTTCGGCGGGTTTTTTGCTTTCTGCATTATGAAACATGCTCACCGCTGCCCTGTCGCGGACGGTCCACGACGCTGTTCACCCCACAAAACGCCCCTGACCAGCTTACGGCAGTTGATCAGCCACCTGGCGGGCAAATGCCTGGATGGCAGGCATTAGATTTCCCTGTTCTGGCGGAGATAGCAGCCACAGAAAGTTTTCCGGCTGATATTCCCGACCGGCAATAATCTGCAATTTATCCCGTAGCGGGCTGCTTTCCAGCACCGCCAGTGGCACGATACCAATACCAACACCGTTAGCTACCAGCTCCATCTGCAAATGTGCCCCGGCACTTTCCACATTGACCTTTAACCGGCTGCCCTGCTGTTCAAGATAACGGATAACCCCGGCCCGCAGGCCGCACCCTTCCGGGTTCAGAACCCATCCCTGCCGGGCAGCTTCACACAAAGGAATATCGTCCGGATACATCCCTTTACGGGCAATGACGGCAACGGCCAGGGGTTTAAGGTTGGCTGCCTGGATATTTTCCGGTATCGCCAGATTAGCAGGACCGATTGCCAGCATCGCGTCCAGATCAAGATTTTCCAGCCTTTTCAGCAACTGCCCTCCCCACCCGCAACTGATAGTCACGCCGGCATGTTCAAATTGCTCGCGTAATTTCTCCAGCGTCCGGGTCAGGCTGACTTCACTCAGGCTCTGAGGTAAGCCCAGCCGCAGTGGCCCGCGGGCCTGGCCTTCTTCATCCGCTAGTGCATACAACCGTCTGGCTTCTCTTTTCAGGGTCAGACATTGCTGATAAACCCGCTGCCCGACGGTAGTCAGACGCAAAGGCTTGGTCTGTCTGTCCAGCAGCTGTGTACCCAGTGACTGCTCCAGGCTTTGTAAGCGGCGGGTAATCGCCGACTGAGTGATCCCCAGATGTTCGGCTGCCTGGCTCAGTGAAGAAAACTGCACCACTGCCAGCAGTGCATCAATGTCGTCTATTCGCATGCTTTTCTCTTATGAA
This region includes:
- the rsmI gene encoding 16S rRNA (cytidine(1402)-2'-O)-methyltransferase, producing MKQNDQTEISAGTLYIVPTPIGNLGDITQRALDVLSNADLIAAEDTRHTGMLLQHFAINARLFALHDHNEQQKADLLITRLQAGESIALVSDAGTPLINDPGYHLVTKCRQAGVRIVPLPGACAAITALSASGLPSDRFCYEGFLPAKTKGRCDTLRALVTEPRTLIFYESTHRLLDSLQDMVQELGADRYVVLAREITKTWESIHGAPVAELLSWVKEDENRRKGEMVLIVEGYRAEEEALPPEALRTLSLLQRELPLKKAAALAAEIHGVKKNALYRYALDQQEDAQDA
- a CDS encoding LysR family transcriptional regulator; translation: MRIDDIDALLAVVQFSSLSQAAEHLGITQSAITRRLQSLEQSLGTQLLDRQTKPLRLTTVGQRVYQQCLTLKREARRLYALADEEGQARGPLRLGLPQSLSEVSLTRTLEKLREQFEHAGVTISCGWGGQLLKRLENLDLDAMLAIGPANLAIPENIQAANLKPLAVAVIARKGMYPDDIPLCEAARQGWVLNPEGCGLRAGVIRYLEQQGSRLKVNVESAGAHLQMELVANGVGIGIVPLAVLESSPLRDKLQIIAGREYQPENFLWLLSPPEQGNLMPAIQAFARQVADQLP